One Peromyscus maniculatus bairdii isolate BWxNUB_F1_BW_parent chromosome 14, HU_Pman_BW_mat_3.1, whole genome shotgun sequence genomic window carries:
- the LOC102908853 gene encoding dynactin subunit 6 produces MAEKTQKSVKISPGAVVCVESEIRGDVTIGPQAVIHPKARIIAEAGPIIIGEGNLIEEQALIINAHPDNIIPDTEEPEPKPMSIGTNNVFEVGCHSQAMKIGDNNVIESKAYVGRNVILTSGCIIGACCNLNTFEVIPENSVIYSADCLRRVQTERPQPQTLQLDFLMKILPNYHHLKKTMKGASTPVKN; encoded by the exons ATGGCGGAGAAAACTCAAAAGAGTGTGAAGATCTCCCCtggagctgtggtgtgtgtggagaGTGAGATCAGAGGCGATGTGACCATAGGCCCTCAGGCGGTGATCCACCCCAAAGCACGGATCATTGCGGAGGCCGGGCCGATAATCATCGGAGAGGGAAACCTGATAGAAGAGCAGGCCCTCATCATCAACGCTCATCCGGATAATATCATCCCAGACACTGAAGAGCCGGAACCCAAGCCTATGAGCATTGGCACCAACAACGTGTTTGAAGTTGGCTGTCATTCCCAAGCCATGAAAATAGGAGATAATAATGTCATTGAGTCAAAAGCATACGTAGGCAGAAACGTCATCTTGACCAGCGGTTGCATCATCGGGGCTTGCTGCAACCTAAACACTTTTGAAGTCATTCCTGAGAACTCGGTGATCTACAGTGCGGACTGCCTGCGAAGGGTACAGACAGAGCGGCC tcagccccagacaTTGCAGCTGGATTTCTTGATGAAAATCTTGCCCAATTACCACCACCTAAAGAAGACAATGAAGGGAGCCTCGACTCCGGTTAAGAATTAA